The Actinomadura graeca nucleotide sequence ACGGGCACGAGGAGCACGGCGAGGTCGAGGGCGGCAAGGAGCCCCGGCAGCTCAGCCACTGACCGGCCCGCCACGAGGACGGGAAGGGGCCCGCCGCCGGACGTCCGGCGGCGGGCCCTTCCTATGCTGGCGGCGATGACCAGGACGCTTTTCGTCACCAACGACTTCCCGCCGCGCCCGGGAGGCATCCAGGCGTTCGTGCACGGCCTGGCGGCCCGCCGTCCCGAGGGCTCGGTGGTGGTGTACGCCCCCGCCTGGAAGGGCGCGGCGGAGTTCGACGCGCGGCAGCCGTTCCCGGTCGTCCGGCATCCGGGCACGCTGATGCTGCCGGTGCCCGGCGTGCTGCGGCGGGCGGCGGACGTGCTGCGCGCGGAGCGCTGCGACACGGTGGTGTTCGGCGCGGCGGCCCCGCTCGGGCTGCTGGCCCCGGCGCTGCGGCGGCGCGGCGCGGAGCGGCTGGTCGCGATCACCCACGGGCACGAGGCCGGCTGGGCGTCGCTGCCGGTGGCGGCCCGGGTCCTGCGCCGCATCGGGGACGGCGTGGACGTGCTCACCTACCTGGGGGAGTACACGCGGTCCCGGATGGCGCGGGCCCTGTCCCCGGACGCGGCGTCCCGGATGGCGCGGCTCGCGCCGGGTGTGGACGAGGGGGCGTTCCGTCCCGGCGCCGGCGGCGAGGAGATCCGCCGGCGGCACGGCCTGTCCGATCGTCCGGTGGCGGTGTGCGTGTCGCGCCTGGTGCCGCGCAAGGGCCAGGACGCGCTCATCCATGCCTGGCCGCGCGTCCTTGCGAAGGTCCCGGACGCGGCGCTGCTGCTGGTGGGAGGCGGCCCGTACCGCGCGGAGCTCGGGAGGCTGGCGCAGTCCCTCGGGGTGGGCGGCTCGGTGGTGTTCACGGGCGGCGTGCCGTGGGAGGAGCTTCCGGCGCACCACGACGCGGGCGACGTCTTCGCGATGCCGTGCCGCACCCGGCGCCGGGGCCTGGACGTGGAGGGGCTCGGCATCGTCTACCTGGAGGCGTCGGCGACGGGGGTCCCGGTCGTCGCGGGGGATTCGGGTGGCGCGCCCGACGCCGTCCTGGACGGGGAGACCGGCGTCGTCGTGCCGGGCCGCTCGGTGGCCGGTGTCGCCGCCGCGGTCGCGGGGCTGCTCGCCGATCCGGCGGCGGCCCGGGCGATGGGGGGGCGGGGGCGCGCGTGGGTCGAGCGCGAATGGCGGTGGGACCTCCAGGCCGCCAGGCTCGGCGCATTTCTCGGGCAGTGAGATGTGGCCTCCCGGTCAGGAGTGGGAATCCTGAGGTCATGCCGCGTATCGCGGGATGTGGCCGGGGTGACAGGATGCCGATATGGAGAACGCGGACATCGAGGACGCTTGGGCCCGGGCTCCGGGGGAGGCCGCCCGCTGGTTGCACGAGCTCGATCCCGACCACTGCTACTCGGGTTTCGAGCCGCCGCGCAACCCCGACTCCGCCTGGCTCCTGCACGCGATGTACGCGTGGGAGGAGGGCCTGGTCACCACCACCCACGACGACGTCCACCAGTCGGTGACGGCGGCCGGGCTCATCGAGCCGGCCGATCCCGCGGCCGAGGCCCCGGGCGATGTGGGCGACCTGCTGGAGGGCGCGATCGTCACCGGCACCGAGCTCGGGCGCAGCGGCGACCCGGGCGCGGGTTGGCGGCGCCTGCGGTGGCGGGAGCTCGCGCGGGGGTTCGGGGAGCCGGTCGTCCCGGAGGGGGAGCTGCCCGGCAACCGCTGCCTGCGCCAGGGGCACCCGGCCGGGAGCTGGTCGGCGGCGATCCAGCCGCCCGCGGAGGGCTGCCTCGACCGCGAGAGCTGGCACCGGCTGATGAGGGTCCTGCTGCGGCACAGCCCGGCCGGCGCGGACACGCGCTGCCTGGCCTACTACTGCCCGCTCGTCACCGCCGACTGGGACAACGAGACCGTGCTCGCGGGGCGGCTGGGCGACGCGGCCCGCCTGTACGACCATCCGGCGATGTCGAGCTGCCCGTCCGACCTGTGGTCGGCCGACCGGTCGTGGGTCGTGTACTGCGACTGGGACCTGTGGGGCACGAAGGTGGTCGGCCCGACGGCGCTGGTCGAGGCGGTCCTGGCCGATCCGGAGCTGGAAGGCGTCCGGCTGCCCTGGACCTGCTGACCCGCTGCCGTCAGCCGCGGGGACGCGGCACGCCGGGCCGCCTCCCGCACGGCCCCGGGACGGGGACCCCACCCCCGCGCCGCGGGCGGGGCCCCCAGCTCGGGGCCGGCGGGCCGGCCGGGGTCGCGCGCCGCTCCCGGAGACCAGTTCCACGCGCCGCCCCTGCCGAGGG carries:
- a CDS encoding glycosyltransferase family 4 protein — encoded protein: MTRTLFVTNDFPPRPGGIQAFVHGLAARRPEGSVVVYAPAWKGAAEFDARQPFPVVRHPGTLMLPVPGVLRRAADVLRAERCDTVVFGAAAPLGLLAPALRRRGAERLVAITHGHEAGWASLPVAARVLRRIGDGVDVLTYLGEYTRSRMARALSPDAASRMARLAPGVDEGAFRPGAGGEEIRRRHGLSDRPVAVCVSRLVPRKGQDALIHAWPRVLAKVPDAALLLVGGGPYRAELGRLAQSLGVGGSVVFTGGVPWEELPAHHDAGDVFAMPCRTRRRGLDVEGLGIVYLEASATGVPVVAGDSGGAPDAVLDGETGVVVPGRSVAGVAAAVAGLLADPAAARAMGGRGRAWVEREWRWDLQAARLGAFLGQ